In Oryzias latipes chromosome 10, ASM223467v1, the genomic window attctCTGAAATgcattaagcttaattttcttctatATGTCCTACGTCATAAGAAAAACGctacaaagaacatttttaaaagagcaaaaacaccattttcattgaaatggGGTCTCTAACACATTAAgacttttgatttcttttaaggtggattttttttggttaaattacTTTTCCTAGGAGAATACTAGACTTTACCCAGTACAGGCCTTAAGAACTATAATCCAACATACATCgttattaatcatttttatttaattattgtgTTTGTAAACcaagaagagggaaaaaaaatatgtcaagCTAACCTTACTTTCAACAAATTAGCAAGTCGTTAGCTTagcttgtgtaaaaaaaaacgttaatatAATTACACTTTTGTAAATAATTAGAGcgctgtttttgtttatttgtttacttttaccTTGGTTAATATTAGTCTTGGGTGTCGTAGGCTCCAAGGTCAATCTTCTTCTCGATGTTTTCGGGATCGCTGGCGAGTTTGGACTAACTTTTGCTAATTTTACCTTCAAAGCTGAgggatttgctttttttcttctacttttggCTCGCTTGTCCTCGCTTTTTTCGCTCTGAGGCCGACATGGCTGCTCGGTTCGGTCCAGTTGTGGTTCATTTCTTTGTCGGGAATTCAGTGGAGACCTAAAGGAGGGAAAAGACACCGTTTTCCTGGGCAGCATCCTCTGTCACTGTCAACAGGCTGGATGTTAGTGTCATTTACAAGATCAGCCAGCAGGGGGCGTCGTTGCTCAGTTAATTATAAAGCTAAAGCTTACCCAGCATCTCAATTCCAGAAAATACTTACCGgtaatttttacatatttaaaaaattcttgAGACAGATACAAATTTTAACAAAagtaatcattttaattaaccttttttgctgatattttttcttcttcatgtaTGTGtcataaaacagatttttaagaaataattaatatttcaaGTAAATCTTTTAGGGTTTGAACCACTCAGTGAGGTTGTACGGTACACTATGTAAAACAAACCCCAGAAATGGGAAAGAAAACATaatttgtttataaaaacaacTTGTTATGAAGCATAAGCCCCATAGCTAGCGGgtacaaacatttttctcatctgtAAAGTAATTCCCCTTTTTTCAATATTAGACTTCTAGCAGACtacttcaaatattttttaaaaaacacttgaattatttgttttcccttttttgaggCGTACTTTTCAGCTTCCATTTTGAAAACActccataaaaaagaaaacctccaTTTCAGAAATGTGTAGTTTTCTTCATAAACACAGGAATACTGCGGAAACCACGTTACGAActaaaaagtaatattttaatAAGACCCTCATTATGTTTTCATGTGCAGTTGATCTTTTTAAATGCAGATCTCCTCTTTAAAAAGCCATGTTCATCTTAAACTGGATGGGGGCAAAGACTGGAGCTGTGTGTGAGCTAAATAACCTCCACTAAGACCAAAAATAAGCCTTAGCCTATATATAGCTCTGACCTGATTTAGCTCACCAGATGTGCAAAAAAACTGACACAGAGGTTTTAGGTCCACATTTTAAATGACTAAAACCTATTCAGTAAGGTGGCAAAGACTTtcctaaactgaaaaaataaaatcaaaaaaatgaagttaattttctttttctcacatctgttttattcattcaacaTCTTACATTACAAATACTTCAAATGTATGCATACAGGTTACCAACAGTTGGCAGCAAATGAAAACGTGACGTTAGATTTCCATTTTACTTCAGTACTACAAACTGACTATAAAAACTGATGTCTGTATTGTAGCGTAAATAAatcagggagaaaaaaatatatatataaaaattcaaacttacatataaatgtgaaatgacttgataaaaatcaaaattttaggtaaaaaaaaaaaaagtcaataaatatAACCTTTCCCAGCATTCAAGTAAAAACTATTGAAATTTTGCAATGAAGCAATACTAacagattattttgtttttcatttgagaaTGAGGAGCACATTACAGCAATTAGAAAAAACTAGACACGTTACCAAGTTAAACACATCAcccaaaaaaatataacaaaggTTCTGATCAAAATAATAGTTATACATCTCAATTGAAAATATAGCAAATGATACATACGTTATCGACCTAGTATATACAATGTTTTCAATCACAGTAGCATGGTAGTagcaaaataagtaaataagcACAAaactaatgttaaaaaataaattcagatattttttttcctctttttgagAGACATCAGTATAAACGACAGGAAAACAAGTGTCCAAGACTGCATGATTTCTATGGATCAAATGACTTACACTGCGGAGAGCtgtttctggaaagaagaaGTATTGCACATAATGGCTCAAAGTTAACTTGCAACATTAAATCACATTCAGGTTATGTCCCAAAGCATGCCACATCacaaatggggtcaaaagtgaTCAAGTTGCCTCAACTTGTTCCTACAGAGTGTCCTCTACGTTACAAAACACATCCAAAGTGTTGCCACGGTGTATATTGCATAAACATCAAGTCTGTGTGAGAAAGGCAGACTCCATCGGGTGAGGAGAGGCTACAAGAGAGGTGATCTCGAAGTGATAaggaaattcaaacaaaaaagaacaaaacaaaaaaaaggagatctAGTGCATTACATTAGGTCCTGCATTATCACTAGTCTTGTTATCTCTTATGCATGCCAAGAATAAGTAGAAGTTACAGGCAGTCTCAGAAAGAGGATCTAAATATTCAAACAGCGGATATTCACTCCAATCAGAGAGAGGAAGATTTCACATTGACCAAAGCCAACACCCTAATCTTATTAAACACAACTATAGGAGCAGAGTCGGGTTATATTCTCAagactaccaaaaaaaaaaaaaaattactttagaAAGGTCTCGTTATGCCTTAGGATCCTGTGATTATGTTTATTAGTAGAGGATAATCCATATatgaccatttctttttttttttatttcacagaatCACACCAATGCACCAGACAATTTTTAGATTTACCAGAACTTAGATATATATAAAAGCtaattaaaaattatattaatctctttttttcttttaaattaagctTACCATAAATGCAGATCTTTTAGTAACAAAGgtacaaaattatttttcatcaagtgaaaaaaaatgaggtATTGCAAAAGGAGTTCTCCcatttgtgaaaaatgtgcCTAAAATgactattgaaaaaaatatttagaaaaagtaGTGCATAATAAATGTTTATATGTTCATGACAAAATAATCAGCTATAAAACACTTTACAAAAAACAGCAGGCCAtgtataaaataatatttttatctcTGTGACAGCAAATTTTTGCTACTACCATATCCAACCACAAGACTTGTGATAGAAGCTCCAGTCACAGTAGAGCGTGCAGTGGTACACTATGAGGACAGCTCAGGGAAACTAGACTGTGCATTCCCATTAGGTTAGTACTACGTTAGCATGTTAGCCTCCAGTGCCAATATCCCTGACaatataaaatgaataaatactacTGCCAATACCTGAGCCCTGAGGGCTGTGTCTTTAATCACTGAAACCCACAAACCAAAACTCCAGCCTTTCCTCCGACTGTTACATGAGGACATCATCCTTAAACCCTCAGATGAGTGaccgtttttgtgtgtgtttaggccAATCTTTGGTTTGCCCTTTCTGGTTACAAagaatttaaataaaccaaaaaaaaaaaattgttcatgccaaaaagaaaatctacaagTGTGTGCCAAACTGAAGGgagaatatctttttttttttttcctccaccttTGTCAACATTAGGTTGTTTGAAAAGCTCATCCATTAGAAACCATTTGCACTCAATGTTTGGTAAATTGGTAAAGATTTTCTCCAatcctgcaagaaaaaaaaataggtaagAAAAAGCCACCCCGACTTTCAAAACGTTTGTATACTGATGTAGATATAATGCATCTCACTTCGATTTTATGTCActcttgacaaaaaaacaaaaacaaaacaaaagcagctcaGCCAGctaacactaaaaacaaaaaagtacagtcaagtaaagaaagagaaaacatcAAAACCCAAAAAGCAATGCATCCATAAATGCTCATGCACACCTAAAGTCAAAACATAAATGGGATTTCACTCTTCTTTGTATTTACTTCATTTAGAAGTCCcaatttaaaaggtaaaaaataaaaataaattaatattttttttaacttaaaggaaaagtgcatgtttttttttttttcatatcatAGCCCAAATTCCTTCCCAAATTTCTTGGTCCCTCCCCCTTATCGTGCGGCGGCTCTTTTCGCCTCAGTTCCAGCGGAAAGAGATGTGTCGCGGCCGGTCCCCGCCCTCCTTCACCAGCGGCTTGTGGAATTCCCGTCCGGCCCGAGAATGGATGGCCGCCCAGCAGTACTCACAGTAGTACTGCAGACAGGTCACGTTGGCGCAAAAGAAAGGAGCGAACTTCCCCCCACAGCGAGTGCCCTGACATTCATCACACAGCTGGTCATCCAGGACATATGGCTTCACTTCCACCTGGAGGAGGAAGGAAATTGAGAACAGAACCATAAAAAAAATGGGTTAGcaaataaaacagacaaaatacaATAACCTGTAATGGCAGAAAATTCATAATTTATGAGCATTCACTCGTATTGCAGAGCGGAGCTGTAGGCATCAGATCAGCTTACCCGTTTATCAATCTCCCCGTGTTGCAGTTGCACAAATCGGGCACTAATGGCTGCAATGTAGCTTTGCTGATTAGAGAAGGCGACTCTCCCTGCGCCTTTTGGATACTTGAGTTCAGGGTCTGTATCAATCCCGGCGTAGCAGACTCCCCCATACAGACGGTCCATGATCATGGCAAGCTCAACTAAAAGAAGAATTAAAGACAGATGGGGGTGAGGCAATGTCAAGAGGAAACGCATTAAAAACGTCAAGAGCCACCATTTTGGATACCTGCACGTAGGGGGCGAGGAACACCCCCGACAAAGATGGTCTTCCTTGGGTCTAAAGGCTGAGATCCATCCATCACAAAATCACTGTCATTCAGGTTCCAGGGCCGGATCTGGACCTACAAAACCAAGACTGGATTTGAGACTTTCGTGAATAAAGTTTTTGACACTTGAATCAAATATAATATTGTACCCGTTTAAGCATGAAAGACAGAAtaaacaaacacactcacagGTTTGTCTTTGATGGTGGGGCTTGAGACACACAGGTACAGTTTGCCGTCCTCTTGAATGCAGGCGTCGATCAGGGCCTGAACAGAGCTCTCATCTTGGAACAACAGGAATGCGTACCCTGCAAAGGATTTGCAGTCAGAACCATGAGTGAACACAGCGATccaaactaaaaacaacaaaatgctcCTCTTACCTTTTGGTGGAAAGTAAGACTTGCTCTCTGCTTTGTGGGGCCAATCTACAAATAGATGACCAAATCGACGGAAACTGGCAGTAATTTCAtctgaggaaaaagaaaaatgtatatatatatatatatatattttttttttacagatcaaCATCAATTCTCCAAAGGAGAACAACAATAAAGTAGAGAAAACAATCCTTGCAATTCCgatgaaaacatcaaatgagactgaaaagcttctttttcttcaccTTCATCTATATCTGGGGGCAACCCTCCGACAAACACCTTGCGGGAATACCGCTCCACTCGTTCACCGTTAAGGTGAGGGAAGCAGTGGGCTGAAACGAGTCCAGCAAGCCCCTGATCAACCGACTCATCCTCTGCAAACGAACGCTCGTCCTCCACAGGGAACAGGGATGAATTGcctgatgaggaaaacaagcagaaaaacgTCCATCATTCTGATAAGAAATAGAGAAAAGGTAGGTAGAGTGAAAttcaatttaattaattttattcagttttaagACATTTTGTAAAACTAAGTTACTAGCTGTGACaaacatttcaagaaatatttttaagacaAACTTTACCTCGTCTTCTGCCATAACTTCTTGCTGCATgtggaaaaagtcaaaatgttattaaagttttatctttttaaagatgtaaaaagaaaaatagtgtGCAAAAAAACCTCCAGGGATTGAAATGAATCATCTAATTTATCAGCAGGAAGGAAGAATTCAAAAAAGCATTCATGTCTAAACTTGATTTTATTTGTAGtgcatttttttgtataaaCAAACCTGCATCGCggagaaaaagaataattttgATCCTGGAAAATGGTTTTAAACTTAAAGTGACAAGAAAGCCTGATTTCAAgtcaaagaagagaaaaacacaaacattgtaCCTGATTTGTAACCAAGATTTTTGCCACTTTTAATCAGAAGTATGCAATCTAAGCTCCTCTGCAGTTTCTAGGTAGTCACATGGCACCCATGTAGATCttgattggttttattttttttacatatttcttttctttttttttttttttttaaatcaaagccaGCAAATATGCTTttcacaaggaaaaaaacatttccatgtgTGAGACAATCATTTCAAGACCTGGACTGAACTACAGTCCTGCCCTAAACGTTACATACCGTTCATAGGTAGAGGCCCATCTCCACCCTGGTGAGAGAAGCTGTAGCGACCTGATGGatatgagggggaaaaaagctaaCAGATTACAATTTTGGCATAAATGGATGCTTAACTTTACCGTTTTACAGTTATTCCCCTTTGTCAACTACCAAACATAGCAATTGCTCATTAAGGTTACTTTAAAATTTTAGAGTAGAACAGAAAACCGGAACAGAAAAACTGCTTGGTTCTAACCTGATAACAGCTATTAAGTATTCCCCGTCATGCTTAAGTTTAAACAGTTGTGTGATAGCGAGCGCAATTTATTCCTATTGAGATTacaaaaattctgaaaaataaagggtgaacagttcattaaaaataatcATAGAATGACATAAAAGAGAAGAATATAGCAAACAGCATCAAGCTAGTGGACAGCAGGTAGAACAAAGCCGTTCTTTGGTAATTACATCACTTCTGCTCAATAAGCTGCTCCTCAAAGCTCAGCCATTTTGGGCTCTCATAACCTTTTAGACTCGAGTTGTGATTTTTGATGGAGTCGCTGCAATAACTGGATTTTTGGCCTGTTAGCCGACTTTGTTGGACTGCTTGGGATCAATGTTAGATAGAGGATTGAATATTTAATTCCACAACATGGTTTCCCCCCAAAcagtgattttaaaaacaagccTGAGTCATTACACTTCCACCACTGTGCTTGACACAAAACTTCTATTTAGttcgcttttatttttatttaaaatccttCAATAATCCAGATTCTAGCAgcaaaatatgaacaaaaactATTAAATAAGTGAAGTTTCCAGAAAACTGCAGACGtacattaacaaaaacaaacccgagTGGTTTGTGGATCACAGATTGCATCATTTTTTCAATTCCCAACGCAATTAATTGAATATACTACTTGCAAATTGTAGTGCAAATAAACTCTGTACGCACAGTTGCAGTCATCCCTGCTATTTAAAGGAACATCGGGGGTTCAGGTTCTTGTCCAAGAACACTTTGATACTGTGCCAGCACTGGGGAATCAATCCTTAGATCACTCACCCAATTAGGAAACCCTTGGTGACGATCAATTACACCAAGTCCGTTCGATCACCAGTGAAGGGGCAAATACCTGCCCCCATAGTAAAAGTGGAGCCAGTAGGAAGCTTTTCTCAAACACTACAACATTTTGATCTGGTTTGCTTTAAATCACGACATGTAAATTATGTTTACCATCAATATACCTAATTATTAAATGGGCTTAAGATTAGATGTTTTGGGTGTATAAATCCCTTCTGACATACAGTCACACAGACAGTCACAATACAGCACTAGTTTAAATAGTTAatcagctgtttgggaggagTGCCAGAGATAAACAGTACTATCCCCATTCTGTTGTTTTGTCTACAACAAAGGTTGAAgcatttgggactttttttccccccaaaagctGCCCATTATCCCTTAATGTACTTGATATTTTCACTTACTCACACCTTCAACCATTTTAGTTTAAACCCCaaacattgctttttttttttctttaaaaaaaaacaaattcaaagaaaTGTGGGATAGGCAAAAAATTTACCTTCATTCACTCTACCTTTTTCATAAAAAGACATTTCAGTCGAAAACAAAGGGGATAATATTTTTGAGCTTTACCACTTATTTGCTGGTCTGGATGTAGGCAGTAACAATTTTACAGAATAAAACTGTTAGGAAATACATTTTGTCCACATTTTCTGCATAAATAACTGAAGAAATCAGTCCAATAATGATGTATATTGATGTTCTTAAGGACTAACGGTCTAAAGTTAGTTTACCTAAAGCAAAGCAAAGTGAAATCTGATGATTCTTTGGAAACTAACTTCTTAGAATTCCAGATGCTCTTTTCTGTAGACGTTGGTTCTCCTAAAAGCCTTTTCTGGAAATCATGAAATACCGCACTGAGAGTAAGATAAGATGCTGATAAAATGcaactgggtttttttttttacccagtcTGCCCTGCTAATCAAGCACTATTTACACAATAAGAGTATATAAAAAATACTGtcgtttttttgcttaaatcaATTGTAGAGTTAGAATTCTCCATAAcaaattttgtattttacaaGCATCTTACATTCCAAATCTAAGAAATGTGTTACATGTGAGATCCATATTCCGAACCATTAGGAGTTTCCTGCATCTGTATTCATTCTTCCCTAAAACAATAGATACTGTGACTGTATTCAttcatgtccttttttttgacccactttgatccttttttgagcttttcccTGTGGGTTTTTGTTAACTATGATTATGGCATTTTAGCCAGAATTCCAAAActtttaggacagtttctgcagagtcacagaaattaattaaaatgtgcGACTTTGTCGGCTTTGAGTCCCTGTTTATTATCGTGCCTTTAGCAGTTACAAAACCTGTTGATGTgcttgtgaaaaacaaagatattAAAGCCAAAAACATTATCAACTGCTTGTTTATCACATATACTTTCCAGCAGATAAAGAGGAAAGTGTGCAAAAATGTCACCTTCCAATTCTTTAAAGAGCAAACCAACCTTTTAAGGAATCCTGTTCAGCCCTCATAATATCAATCAGAGAGTTCTCCAGAGAGACCATGCTGAAACCATCAAAAGGTCGAGTTCTATCAggctgaaaaacagaaagaacacCATTAGCTTAACTGGTTATGTTTTCCTCCTGAGGAAAAACCCCAGTGAAAACCTCTGGAGAAACAGTTTCAGGACTCCCACAACTGCAAATGGAGAAAAGTATAGTCTTAAGTTTGTTACATAACCAAAACAATtccaacaatttaaataaatggaaaaaaatcttcaaagtaGGATTTTTCAACTTAATGTTTAAACACTAAAGAAAGAAACCAAAATTGCAGAGTAAATCCTAACTTTTCTTCAAGCAATAGAAGTATAATTAAACTATTGAGGGTCTGGGGGACTGGGCCATGAAAAGCCACAGAGGAGCACAAGACTTCTTAAATCAGAACAAAAGGGAACATGTGATGAGACCAGATGATAAGACTGCCTCCATTCAACCAAACCATCTAGATGTGACtccaacaaataaacacaattatCAATTCATTCATTAAGTAGGCAGAACTGCAAGTATCCTGTTCTAGTAAAAGGcatatttgtttcatttgacaCAGATATGCATATTTAACTGAATTATAATCATTTGGCCCAACGCACTGAATTTTTAACATAAGAGCTCTGATTATTTTTACCAAATTCACATGAAATCTAAATGTAGAaactagattttcttttttgcacttGTGTTATTTTGTTGGCAATGAATGTATTATTGTATGCGTTCTCTCACCTGAAAGGGATAAACATTGTCGTTGCGGTTCATGTTGTCCTCTACCCAGCCCTTCTGATTGATGCCAGAATTATTTCGGAGGAACTTCTGTGAAGGaagctgtatatatatatatatatatatttttttttttaatcagtttattGGCATTTCAAAGATAGGATGCCATAAATTATGAACGTTTAAGTCTCTACCTGGTTGTTGGGAAAAGACTTTTTCATGGGAGATATCGAATTATGGCCAGTCATCCCTCCACCTACGCCTCGCCTGCAATCTCGGACGCCCTGTGTGCCTCCCCAGCCCCCATAACCGCCTGGATTCCAAGAGGTGGATGTGGGGGTGGAGGGGCTTTGGTAGCTTCCCCAGGGGGAGTGGGATTTGTTCTGGGAAGTAGCGAGGTGGGGAAGCTGGCTGAATGGTCCAGCGCGATGGGGATGTTGAGAGAAGGAGGTTTGGGGTTGATGGGGACTAGCTGGAGAGTGTCGGTGCTGCTGGACCCCGGGACTGTGTGGGTGGTAGTGCTGAGAATGAGGTGTGGGTGGATGGTGCTGCGAGACTGGTCCGATCTGAGGAGAGAAACTACCTCCAAAGCCAGGGGAGGGATGGGGAGAGAAGTTCTGGAAGAGTAAAGGAGGTCCGTTGGCATTTGTGCCAGCTGGACCTAGGAATCCACCAACATCCTCACCAACCACAGGAGACTGGGTGGATGGAACAGCAGGGGACCAGTTATTAAAGCTGATCAGGGAAGATGAGGAAGAAGTGGACTGTGCACAGCTTGTGCCCATTCCCAGGCTGTCTTGGTAGTCGAAGCTGCTCAGAACTGGGGACTCCATCCTCAGCTTCTCTTTTCCACCGCTGTTCTCCATGGAACCTTTCTCCAAGGAGCCATCTTCTGCCAGCGCCCCTTCAATCTCGGTTAGGCCTCCGCCAGACTCTGGCTGACCTGGAGACAAGGTTTGAGAGTGTGCCTGGACCTGGGGCTTTTCTGGCACATCCTGGAGGTCCAAAGCCTTGGACTTGTCTGGCTCCAGAATCTCATCTTGCATGTTAGTGTGCTGGGCTACAGGAGGGAACAGCCAGGCACTGCCCCCATTGGTGGAGCAGCTGTTGTTTATGAAGGAAGGGGGGCTGGGAGGGTTTGAGGGGAGATGAGACTGAAGGTGAGGAGGGATCCTCACAGGAAAAGCAGGTTTATTGCTACTGCCACTCTTCACCAGCACTCCAAAGCCGTAGTCCCCCATTAGAACCCCCAGTAAATGTTCAGTTTTGCCTTTGGCTTACACCGATGACTTTCACCTAAAATTTAAATAGAAAAGAATTCACTGACAATCTGACAAGGAATTAAACTGATTTCTAGCCAACTTGATTAAAGGGttgtaaaagaaaatgccaGCAGCAatattcatgagatttgcaccacttggACATTTGACATGAAGCCTCTTTCAGCTGTAGGtagcggacatgcgctagtaaaaagaagaagccacccctccctgcttgtcccgTGTGAACACCATTGGTGAAAGGCGCATTCAAAAATTGCAGAGTGTGTACGCAGACTAAGAGGTTTactgaaacaaaacatgttGGGTAAttaaaaactcactgtggtCATCTTTGAattgattttcaaagcattcccagtggttttttaagtatgatttagccaaaataattaaaaaaaaaaaaaacctttgcagagctgcagtaatTCATTACAAATTGGCAcctgtgggcgggaccattggcacagATGCTCTCCTGCCAtcttacagccactcacactGCAAACCTAACACGACCtacgcaacaaaaatggcgagccacgttggagctatccagctgtacagtttagtgAGATGCCAGCTcgcacgaggaaaacaaagacgtcgtctacaagtggatgcataggAATGGAGCGCAGCAGGGAGCGTGGCCCTCCGATTGTAGATTTTGCGCAACAACtacaacctttttcaaacaacatttttcggTCTGTTCCTTATTTACcacaatttggataaagaaattttcagaaatgcaattctaatgttatttatatataccttccatcatgagaaaaatgctacaaaaacacgtCAACACAATTTTCGTTGAAGTGGGTCtgttaaaatgtgtaaaaaaacaaacaaaaaaaccttagaGACAGACATAACACTTGCTGTTTGTAATTATTATACAGCAAAGTGAAAATTAAAAGGTTAAACCCAACTCTTTaaccacaaatatttaataataactCTCTTGGAGAGACCTCCAACAGAGgaagacaggtttttttttttaacttataattTAGCAAAGGATTTGTTGAACTAAATAgtgactttatttaaaatatatttcaaagtCTGGATATATACACATATTCTCCATTTTAGACTGTAAATTCTAtgcttaaattgtttttttaaacgaaAACCAAAACAGTAAATACCTCAGTAATATTATTTTTGAAGTAACGCGAGTACAATATTTGGATACTTTACCCAGCTCTGCTCGAGATAAGCTTCCCCAAAAGAGTGAATGTGCTTGAGCTGCACCCTGCCTGGTCTTGTGATGCAATCAATGAGATTAAATCATTGACTGGCTTAGCCATGGGAGGCCTGGGTGAAATATAACACTAGCAGTCAGGCAACGACGGAAAACACCCAACCTAACCAGAACAGAGCAAATAAAAAGGTTCTGGGTGACGCCTGAAAAGGTCATTTCACAGCTAGCAGCAAGCTAACAGCTGCTCCGTCACCTTCCATGTGCCTTTTTAAATAACCACACAACTGTTAAATATGAAGTGTTTTACATCGAGACATTTAAGCGTCCTGACGGGTGAAGGCACCAACATATACAGACTTATTTCTCAATCCCCCC contains:
- the LOC101160327 gene encoding cytoplasmic polyadenylation element-binding protein 4-like isoform X2; the encoded protein is MGDYGFGVLVKSGSSNKPAFPVRIPPHLQSHLPSNPPSPPSFINNSCSTNGGSAWLFPPVAQHTNMQDEILEPDKSKALDLQDVPEKPQVQAHSQTLSPGQPESGGGLTEIEGALAEDGSLEKGSMENSGGKEKLRMESPVLSSFDYQDSLGMGTSCAQSTSSSSSLISFNNWSPAVPSTQSPVVGEDVGGFLGPAGTNANGPPLLFQNFSPHPSPGFGGSFSPQIGPVSQHHPPTPHSQHYHPHSPGVQQHRHSPASPHQPQTSFSQHPHRAGPFSQLPHLATSQNKSHSPWGSYQSPSTPTSTSWNPGGYGGWGGTQGVRDCRRGVGGGMTGHNSISPMKKSFPNNQKFLRNNSGINQKGWVEDNMNRNDNVYPFQPDRTRPFDGFSMVSLENSLIDIMRAEQDSLKGRYSFSHQGGDGPLPMNARSYGRRRGNSSLFPVEDERSFAEDESVDQGLAGLVSAHCFPHLNGERVERYSRKVFVGGLPPDIDEDEITASFRRFGHLFVDWPHKAESKSYFPPKGYAFLLFQDESSVQALIDACIQEDGKLYLCVSSPTIKDKPVQIRPWNLNDSDFVMDGSQPLDPRKTIFVGGVPRPLRAVELAMIMDRLYGGVCYAGIDTDPELKYPKGAGRVAFSNQQSYIAAISARFVQLQHGEIDKRVEVKPYVLDDQLCDECQGTRCGGKFAPFFCANVTCLQYYCEYCWAAIHSRAGREFHKPLVKEGGDRPRHISFRWN
- the LOC101160327 gene encoding cytoplasmic polyadenylation element-binding protein 4-like isoform X1, translated to MGDYGFGVLVKSGSSNKPAFPVRIPPHLQSHLPSNPPSPPSFINNSCSTNGGSAWLFPPVAQHTNMQDEILEPDKSKALDLQDVPEKPQVQAHSQTLSPGQPESGGGLTEIEGALAEDGSLEKGSMENSGGKEKLRMESPVLSSFDYQDSLGMGTSCAQSTSSSSSLISFNNWSPAVPSTQSPVVGEDVGGFLGPAGTNANGPPLLFQNFSPHPSPGFGGSFSPQIGPVSQHHPPTPHSQHYHPHSPGVQQHRHSPASPHQPQTSFSQHPHRAGPFSQLPHLATSQNKSHSPWGSYQSPSTPTSTSWNPGGYGGWGGTQGVRDCRRGVGGGMTGHNSISPMKKSFPNNQLPSQKFLRNNSGINQKGWVEDNMNRNDNVYPFQPDRTRPFDGFSMVSLENSLIDIMRAEQDSLKGRYSFSHQGGDGPLPMNARSYGRRRGNSSLFPVEDERSFAEDESVDQGLAGLVSAHCFPHLNGERVERYSRKVFVGGLPPDIDEDEITASFRRFGHLFVDWPHKAESKSYFPPKGYAFLLFQDESSVQALIDACIQEDGKLYLCVSSPTIKDKPVQIRPWNLNDSDFVMDGSQPLDPRKTIFVGGVPRPLRAVELAMIMDRLYGGVCYAGIDTDPELKYPKGAGRVAFSNQQSYIAAISARFVQLQHGEIDKRVEVKPYVLDDQLCDECQGTRCGGKFAPFFCANVTCLQYYCEYCWAAIHSRAGREFHKPLVKEGGDRPRHISFRWN
- the LOC101160327 gene encoding cytoplasmic polyadenylation element-binding protein 4-like isoform X3 produces the protein MGDYGFGVLVKSGSSNKPAFPVRIPPHLQSHLPSNPPSPPSFINNSCSTNGGSAWLFPPVAQHTNMQDEILEPDKSKALDLQDVPEKPQVQAHSQTLSPGQPESGGGLTEIEGALAEDGSLEKGSMENSGGKEKLRMESPVLSSFDYQDSLGMGTSCAQSTSSSSSLISFNNWSPAVPSTQSPVVGEDVGGFLGPAGTNANGPPLLFQNFSPHPSPGFGGSFSPQIGPVSQHHPPTPHSQHYHPHSPGVQQHRHSPASPHQPQTSFSQHPHRAGPFSQLPHLATSQNKSHSPWGSYQSPSTPTSTSWNPGGYGGWGGTQGVRDCRRGVGGGMTGHNSISPMKKSFPNNQLPSQKFLRNNSGINQKGWVEDNMNRNDNVYPFQPDRTRPFDGFSMVSLENSLIDIMRAEQDSLKGRYSFSHQGGDGPLPMNARSYGRRRGNSSLFPVEDERSFAEDESVDQGLAGLVSAHCFPHLNGERVERYSRKVFVGGLPPDIDEDEITASFRRFGHLFVDWPHKAESKSYFPPKGYAFLLFQDESSVQALIDACIQEDGKLYLCVSSPTIKDKPVQIRPWNLNDSDFVMDGSQPLDPRKTIFVGGVPRPLRAVELAMIMDRLYGGVCYAGIDTDPELKYPKGAGRVAFSNQQSYIAAISARFVQLQHGEIDKRVEVKPYVLDDQLCDECQGTRCGGKFAPFFCANVTCLQYY
- the LOC111948027 gene encoding uncharacterized protein LOC111948027, with the translated sequence MLPRKTVSFPSFRSPLNSRQRNEPQLDRTEQPCRPQSEKSEDKRAKSRRKKANPSALKVKLAKVSPNSPAIPKTSRRRLTLEPTTPKTNINQGSGTSPALVDRDVFLFSPASQTKTTNEKDKARLSVLRTISRMLEENLLIRRRLEVLSQAR